A region of Dictyostelium discoideum AX4 chromosome 1 chromosome, whole genome shotgun sequence DNA encodes the following proteins:
- a CDS encoding NOL1/NOP2/Sun family protein, with amino-acid sequence MCDFYQQAADVIEQLIQKKGSIKGLTYNRNVNVKTSKTCYALVCETLKYKGVIDQIIELTAGLEKEFKKNKTIKYSLLVVMIYELLFSANGKIKGGGQAKKLLSHYQAPINSALARMKIQKKVSENIDLLPDNIRYPITLPRYVRVNTLFNDCDENCIKNVIEHFVNVEGFELLSKPPKLQTKSITIKKENGTVEQQQQTTIILGEKEFYQDLDFPEILIFHHAVDLHDHKMLLNGQIILQDKASCLPSFILSPPPGSVCIDSCSAPGNKTSLLSAQMKNTGKIFAIEKDTKRCGTLIKLTKRSLCKNIETINDSFLNLKHDDPKFKDVEYILCDPSCSGSGIVNRLDYLLPTKYSTDEIVTDENDEDLDEILNQQNQSTKLPEKEKEKSILNKKELKKEKKRKLKEMKQGGKKQQKDNNNKLPLVPPIKTKEEIEEQERIEEEKRVKLLADFQLSIIQHSFAFPNVKKVIYSTCSTHQVENEDVVKRAIDELNKDGEKWKVVKILPHWTNSRGLPIYKNSDYSIRMTPSKDFTIGFFVALFEKIINNNSENNNNNNNNNNNNNNNNNNNNNNNNNNNNNNNNNNNNNNNNNNNSENNKLNIKNENEAPKIIQSDKIHIKPGNNKNNNSNNKNNNNNNNKNNKDKNNNNNKDKNKINIKNQNIKLEESDQKHPKKKLKLK; translated from the exons atgtgTGATTTTTATCAACAAGCAGCAGATGTAATTgaacaattaattcaaaagaaaGGATCAATTAAAGGATTGACATATAATAGAAATGTGAATGTTAAAACTTCAAAGACATGTTATGCATTAGTTTGTGAAACATTGAAATATAAGGGTGTAATTGAtcaaattattgaattaacAGCAGgattagaaaaagaatttaaaaagaataaaactataaagtATAGTTTATTAGTTGTAATGATTTATGAACTTTTATTTAGTGCAAATGGAAAGATTAAAGGCGGTGGACAGGCAAAGAAGCTACTATCGCATTACCAAGCACCAATTAATAGTGCGTTAGCAagaatgaaaattcaaaaaaaggTATCggaaaatattgatttactACCCGACAATATCAGATACCCAATTACATTGCCACGTTATGTTAGAGTTAATACATTATTCAATGATTGTGATGAAAATTGtattaaaaatgtaattGAGCATTTTGTAAATGTTGAAGGATTTGAACTATTATCAAAACCACCAAAATTGCAAActaaatcaattacaataaaaaaagaaaatggcacagttgaacaacaacaacaaactacAATTATATTGGgtgaaaaagaattttatcaAGATTTAGATTTTCCAgagattttaatatttcatcaTGCTGTGGATTTACATGATCATAAAATGTTGCTAAATGGTCAAATTATACTTCAAGATAAAGCATCTTGTTTAccatcttttattttatcaccaccacctgGTTCGGTTTGTATTGATTCTTGTTCTGCACCTGGTAATAaaacttcattattatctgCACAAATGAAAAATACTGGAAAAATTTTCgcaattgaaaaagatacAAAACGTTGTGGtactttaattaaattaacaaaaagATCACTTtgtaaaa atattgaaacaattaatgatagttttttaaatttaaaacatgaTGAtccaaaatttaaagatgttgaatatattttatgTGATCCATCATGTTCAGGATCTGGTATCGTAAATCGTTTGGATTATTTATTACCAACAAAATATTCGACAGATGAAATCGTAacagatgaaaatgatgaagatttagatgaaattttaaaccaacaaaatcaatcaacaaaattacctgaaaaagaaaaagaaaaatcaatattaaataaaaaagaattaaaaaaagaaaaaaagagaaaattaaaagaaatgaaaCAAGGTggtaaaaaacaacaaaaagataataataataaattaccattagtaccaccaattaaaacaaaagaagaaattgaagaaCAAGAAAGAATTGAAGAAGAGAAACGTGTTAAATTATTAGCAGATTttcaattatcaattattcaACATTCATTTGCATTTCCAAAtgttaaaaaagttatttattCAACTTGTTCAACTCATCAagttgaaaatgaagatgTTGTAAAACGTGCAATcgatgaattaaataaagatggTGAAAAGTGGAAAGTAGTTAAAATTTTACCACATTGGACTAATAGTAGAGGTTTaccaatttataaaaatagtgATTATTCAATTCGTATGACACCTTCAAAAGATTTTACAATTGGTTTTTTCGTTgctttatttgaaaaaattattaataataattctgaaaataataataataataataataataataataataataataataataataataataataataataataataataataataataataataataataataataataataataataataataataataataattctgaaaataataaattaaatatcaaaaatgaaaatgaagcaccaaaaattattcaatcTGATAAAATTCATATAAAACctggaaataataaaaataataatagtaataataaaaataataataataataataataaaaataataaggataaaaataataataataataaggataaaaataaaataaatataaaaaatcaaaatataaaattagaaGAATCAGATCAAAAACAtccaaaaaagaaattaaaattaaaataa